The Cellulomonas wangleii genome includes a region encoding these proteins:
- a CDS encoding thymidine phosphorylase, producing the protein MSEQFDAVDVIVAKRDGRRLTDGQIDWVVDAYTRGVVADEQMSALAMAILLNGMDRAEIARWTAAMIASGERMDFSGLSRPTADKHSTGGVGDKITLPLAPLVAVFGVAVPQLSGRGLGHTGGTLDKLESIPGWRAALSNDEMMRQLEDVGAVICAAGSGLAPADRKLYALRDVTGTVEAIPLIASSIMSKKIAEGTGSLVLDVKVGSGAFMKDAERAGELARTMVALGTDAGVRTVALLTDMSTPLGLTAGNALEVRESVEVLAGGGPADVVELTVALAREMLAAAGQPDADPAAALADGRAMDVWRRMIAAQGGDPDAELPVAREQEQVLAEADGVLTTLDAYAVGVAAWRLGAGRARKEDPVQAGAGIEIHARPGDTVRRGQPLLTLHTDTPERFARAHEALAGGVVVDPQGTPGATRPLVLDRVAAD; encoded by the coding sequence ATGAGCGAGCAGTTCGACGCCGTCGACGTCATCGTCGCCAAGCGGGACGGGCGCCGGCTGACCGACGGCCAGATCGACTGGGTGGTCGACGCGTACACCCGCGGGGTCGTCGCGGACGAGCAGATGTCGGCCCTCGCCATGGCGATCCTGCTCAACGGCATGGACCGCGCCGAGATCGCGCGCTGGACGGCGGCGATGATCGCCAGCGGCGAGCGCATGGACTTCTCCGGCCTGTCGCGGCCCACGGCGGACAAGCACTCCACCGGGGGCGTGGGCGACAAGATCACGCTGCCGCTGGCGCCGCTCGTCGCCGTGTTCGGCGTGGCCGTGCCGCAGCTGTCCGGCCGCGGGCTCGGCCACACCGGGGGAACCCTCGACAAGCTCGAGTCGATCCCGGGCTGGCGCGCCGCGCTGAGCAACGACGAGATGATGCGCCAGCTCGAGGACGTCGGCGCCGTCATCTGCGCCGCCGGGTCGGGCCTGGCACCGGCGGACCGCAAGCTCTACGCGCTGCGCGACGTCACCGGCACGGTCGAGGCGATCCCGCTGATCGCGAGCTCCATCATGAGCAAGAAGATCGCCGAGGGCACCGGCTCGCTCGTGCTCGACGTGAAGGTCGGCTCCGGCGCGTTCATGAAGGACGCGGAGCGCGCGGGCGAGCTGGCCCGCACGATGGTCGCGCTGGGCACCGACGCCGGGGTGCGCACGGTCGCGCTGCTCACCGACATGTCGACGCCCCTGGGCCTGACGGCGGGCAACGCGCTCGAGGTCCGCGAGTCGGTCGAGGTCCTGGCCGGCGGCGGCCCGGCGGACGTCGTCGAGCTGACCGTCGCGCTGGCGCGCGAGATGCTCGCCGCAGCGGGGCAGCCGGACGCGGACCCGGCCGCGGCGCTGGCCGACGGCCGCGCGATGGACGTGTGGCGCCGGATGATCGCCGCGCAGGGCGGCGACCCCGACGCCGAGCTGCCCGTCGCACGGGAGCAGGAGCAGGTGCTCGCCGAGGCCGACGGTGTCCTGACGACGCTCGACGCGTACGCCGTGGGCGTCGCCGCGTGGCGCCTCGGCGCGGGCCGGGCCCGCAAGGAGGACCCGGTGCAGGCCGGTGCGGGCATCGAGATCCACGCCCGCCCGGGGGACACCGTCCGCCGCGGCCAGCCGCTGCTCACGCTGCACACCGACACCCCGGAGCGCTTCGCCCGCGCGCACGAGGCGCTGGCCGGTGGCGTGGTCGTCGACCCGCAGGGCACGCCCGGTGCGACCCGCCCGCTCGTGCTCGACCGCGTCGCGGCGGACTGA
- a CDS encoding ABC transporter permease — protein MSTTTVEPTEASGGAVEHRTVTVVSRKGPVVLGVVTVLFALLLTVRPREGDARFRLASSGDLVSLPSLAVPGTATGWVCVAVMALLSLLAAWRVMRRHKVPVWVSALFAAVFLVGFLAWAAAGSPSDIPAVRLIGGAVLLAVPIVFGALGGVIGERAGVVNIAIEGQLLAGAFCAAVAASVTNSPWVGLLAAVLAGVLVAAVLGVFTITYRVNQVIVGVVLNVLVIGVTSFLYSQVLVPNPQLNSTTRFSNIAIPGLSHIPVIGPSLFNQTVVVYLMYLVVPGVWFALYRTRWGLRLRAVGEHPKAADTVGIKVERTRYRALLVAGAIAGVGGAFYTVVSVSAFGKEMTAGAGFIALAAVIFGKWDPVRAALAALLFGFASNLEGALSIVGAPVPSQFMLMLPYVVTLLAVAGLVGRSRGPAASGEAYVKE, from the coding sequence ATGAGCACGACGACGGTGGAGCCCACCGAGGCGTCCGGCGGTGCCGTCGAGCACCGCACGGTGACCGTGGTGTCCCGCAAGGGGCCCGTGGTGCTCGGCGTGGTGACGGTGCTGTTCGCGCTGCTGCTGACGGTGCGGCCCCGTGAGGGCGACGCGAGGTTCCGCCTCGCCAGCTCCGGGGACCTCGTGAGCCTGCCGAGCCTGGCCGTGCCCGGCACCGCGACCGGGTGGGTCTGCGTCGCGGTCATGGCGCTGCTGTCGCTGCTCGCCGCCTGGCGCGTCATGCGCCGGCACAAGGTCCCGGTGTGGGTCTCGGCGCTGTTCGCGGCGGTCTTCCTCGTCGGGTTCCTCGCCTGGGCCGCGGCCGGCAGCCCGAGCGACATCCCCGCGGTCCGCCTCATCGGTGGTGCCGTGCTGCTCGCGGTGCCCATCGTCTTCGGTGCGCTGGGCGGCGTGATCGGCGAGCGTGCCGGCGTCGTCAACATCGCCATCGAGGGCCAGCTGCTCGCCGGGGCGTTCTGCGCCGCGGTCGCGGCCTCGGTGACGAACAGCCCGTGGGTCGGCCTGCTGGCCGCGGTGCTCGCGGGTGTCCTGGTCGCCGCCGTGCTCGGGGTGTTCACGATCACGTACCGCGTCAACCAGGTCATCGTGGGTGTCGTGCTCAACGTGCTGGTGATCGGCGTGACCAGCTTCCTGTACTCGCAGGTGCTGGTGCCCAACCCCCAGCTCAACAGCACCACGCGGTTCTCGAACATCGCGATCCCCGGGCTCTCGCACATCCCCGTGATCGGCCCGTCGCTGTTCAACCAGACGGTCGTCGTCTACCTCATGTACCTGGTGGTGCCCGGTGTGTGGTTCGCGCTGTACCGCACGCGCTGGGGCCTGCGCCTGCGTGCCGTGGGGGAGCACCCCAAGGCCGCCGACACCGTCGGCATCAAGGTCGAGCGCACGCGGTACCGGGCGCTGCTCGTGGCGGGCGCGATCGCCGGTGTCGGTGGCGCGTTCTACACCGTCGTGTCGGTGTCGGCCTTCGGCAAGGAGATGACCGCCGGTGCCGGGTTCATCGCCCTGGCCGCCGTCATCTTCGGCAAGTGGGACCCGGTGCGCGCCGCGCTGGCCGCGCTGCTGTTCGGGTTCGCGTCGAACCTCGAGGGTGCCCTGAGCATCGTCGGAGCCCCGGTGCCGAGCCAGTTCATGCTCATGCTGCCGTACGTCGTGACGCTGCTCGCCGTGGCGGGCCTGGTCGGCCGCTCGCGCGGCCCGGCGGCGTCCGGCGAGGCCTACGTCAAGGAATGA
- a CDS encoding cytidine deaminase — MPSSTRTVDWDGLRAAARDVMTRAYAPYSRFPVGAAALVDDGRVVAGCNVENASYGVGLCAECSLVSMLHVTGGGRLVAFVCVDGHGDVLMPCGRCRQLLFEHGGPDLLLETVSGVRPMSEVLPDAFGPTDLTVRGRGQDKEQG, encoded by the coding sequence ATGCCCAGCAGCACGCGGACCGTCGACTGGGACGGCCTGCGGGCCGCCGCACGCGACGTCATGACCCGGGCCTACGCCCCGTACTCGCGGTTCCCGGTCGGCGCGGCGGCGCTGGTCGACGACGGACGGGTGGTCGCCGGCTGCAACGTCGAGAACGCGTCGTACGGCGTCGGCCTGTGCGCCGAGTGCAGCCTGGTGTCGATGCTGCACGTGACCGGGGGCGGCCGGCTGGTCGCGTTCGTCTGCGTCGACGGGCACGGTGACGTCCTCATGCCGTGCGGACGCTGCCGGCAGCTGCTGTTCGAGCACGGCGGGCCCGACCTGCTGCTCGAGACGGTCAGCGGCGTACGACCCATGAGCGAGGTGCTGCCCGACGCCTTCGGGCCGACGGACCTCACCGTGCGCGGTAGGGGTCAGGACAAGGAGCAGGGATGA
- a CDS encoding ABC transporter permease produces MSEPKEPGDQGVADVVVPDTVVTDVGGDDAGPTPVRDTRWNDALQRVASGGWAVSLGAVVLAVLAGSVMIAFTDEGVQSAASYFFSRPGDTFAAIGQAVGGAYAALFRGAVYNYTADSFAQGIRPLTQSMTYATPLIAAGLGLALAFRSGLFNIGGQGQMLMAAAGAGWVGFAWDLPGGLHLLVALVVGVAAGALWGGLAGLLKAATGAHEVIVTIMLNYIAFYLLSYLLATPGLLQAPGSANPKSPPMADTALLPRLLGPEFRLHLGFLLALGAVVLTWWLLERSSLGFSLRAVGENARAARVAGIHVPRATVMAMLLSGALVGLAGSTQVLGLITTGFSYDIDAGIGFDAITVALLGSSNPVGVLFAGLLFGGFKAGGSVMQASEGIPIEIVLVVQSLIVLFIAAPPLVRAVFRLPQPGRRAPAGTRRSGASRREEVQR; encoded by the coding sequence GTGAGCGAGCCCAAGGAGCCCGGCGACCAGGGCGTCGCCGACGTGGTCGTGCCCGACACGGTGGTGACCGACGTGGGCGGTGACGACGCCGGGCCCACGCCCGTCCGTGACACCCGGTGGAACGACGCGCTGCAGCGCGTGGCGTCCGGCGGCTGGGCGGTCTCGCTCGGTGCCGTGGTGCTCGCGGTGCTGGCCGGGTCGGTGATGATCGCCTTCACGGACGAGGGCGTGCAGTCGGCCGCCTCGTACTTCTTCTCGCGCCCCGGTGACACGTTCGCCGCCATCGGCCAGGCCGTCGGCGGCGCGTACGCGGCGCTCTTCCGCGGCGCGGTCTACAACTACACGGCGGACTCGTTCGCGCAGGGGATCCGGCCGCTCACGCAGTCGATGACCTACGCGACGCCGCTCATCGCCGCCGGTCTCGGGCTGGCGCTGGCGTTCCGCTCCGGCCTGTTCAACATCGGCGGGCAGGGGCAGATGCTCATGGCCGCGGCGGGTGCCGGCTGGGTCGGGTTCGCCTGGGACCTGCCGGGCGGGCTGCACCTGCTGGTGGCGCTCGTCGTCGGTGTCGCGGCCGGTGCGCTGTGGGGCGGTCTCGCGGGCCTGCTCAAGGCCGCGACGGGGGCGCACGAGGTGATCGTCACGATCATGCTCAACTACATCGCGTTCTACCTGCTGTCCTACCTGCTGGCAACGCCGGGCCTGCTGCAGGCGCCCGGGTCGGCGAACCCCAAGTCGCCGCCCATGGCGGACACCGCGCTCCTGCCGCGGCTGCTGGGCCCGGAGTTCCGCCTGCACCTCGGCTTCCTCCTCGCGCTCGGCGCGGTGGTGCTGACGTGGTGGCTGCTGGAGCGCTCGAGCCTCGGCTTCTCGCTGCGGGCGGTGGGCGAGAACGCCCGCGCCGCGCGCGTCGCCGGCATCCACGTGCCCCGCGCGACCGTGATGGCGATGCTCCTCAGCGGCGCGCTGGTGGGCCTCGCGGGCAGCACGCAGGTGCTCGGGCTCATCACCACGGGCTTCAGCTACGACATCGACGCGGGCATCGGGTTCGACGCGATCACCGTGGCGCTGCTCGGGTCGTCGAACCCGGTCGGGGTGCTGTTCGCGGGGCTGCTGTTCGGTGGCTTCAAGGCCGGGGGCTCGGTCATGCAGGCGTCCGAGGGGATCCCGATCGAGATCGTCCTGGTCGTGCAGTCCCTGATCGTCCTGTTCATCGCGGCGCCGCCGCTGGTGCGGGCGGTGTTCCGGCTTCCGCAGCCGGGCCGTCGGGCACCGGCGGGGACCCGCCGGTCCGGCGCCTCGCGCCGTGAGGAGGTGCAGCGATGA
- a CDS encoding ABC transporter ATP-binding protein: MKLELRGITKRFGALVANDHIDLTVEPGEIHCLLGENGAGKSTLMNVLYGLYQADEGEILLDDEVQHFAGPGDAMAAGIGMVHQHFMLVPVFTVAENVMLGHEQTTTGGRLDLDAARSRVREIADRFGFHVDPDAVVEDLPVGVQQRVEIIKALSRDARVLVFDEPTAVLTPQETDELMDMMRRLKAGGTAIVFITHKLREVREVADRITVVRRGAVVGEASPTATDAELASLMVGRPVELVVHREPARPQGDGLRVEHLQVTDARGTVLVDDVSFEVPRGEILVVAGVQGNGQTELAEALAGLQGFVTGSIRLGSTELVGRSVRRVLDAGVGYVPEDRTLDGLVAEFTVAENLVLDRTDGPPFVRAGALQLRARDRFARDMVEQYDIRTQGIDSPVGRLSGGNQQKVVVARELSRDLRLLVAAQPTRGVDVGSIEFIHKRIVETRDEGVPVVVVATELDEAVALGDRILVMYRGRVVGIVPSDTPRDVLGLMMAGIAPNEGEAA, from the coding sequence ATGAAGCTCGAGCTGCGCGGCATCACCAAGCGCTTCGGCGCCCTGGTCGCCAACGACCACATCGACCTCACGGTCGAGCCGGGAGAGATCCACTGCCTGCTCGGGGAGAACGGTGCGGGCAAGTCCACCCTGATGAACGTCCTGTACGGCCTCTACCAGGCCGACGAGGGCGAGATCCTCCTGGACGACGAGGTCCAGCACTTCGCCGGCCCGGGCGACGCCATGGCCGCCGGCATCGGCATGGTGCACCAGCACTTCATGCTCGTCCCCGTCTTCACGGTCGCGGAGAACGTCATGCTCGGGCACGAGCAGACGACGACCGGCGGCCGGCTCGACCTCGACGCGGCGCGCAGCCGGGTGCGCGAGATCGCCGACCGCTTCGGGTTCCACGTCGACCCCGACGCGGTGGTCGAGGACCTGCCCGTCGGCGTCCAGCAGCGGGTCGAGATCATCAAGGCCCTGTCGCGCGACGCGCGCGTCCTGGTGTTCGACGAGCCGACCGCGGTGCTGACGCCGCAGGAGACCGACGAGCTCATGGACATGATGCGTCGGCTGAAGGCCGGCGGCACCGCGATCGTCTTCATCACCCACAAGCTCCGCGAGGTCCGCGAGGTCGCCGACCGCATCACGGTCGTGCGCCGCGGCGCCGTGGTCGGGGAGGCCTCGCCCACCGCGACGGACGCCGAGCTCGCCTCCCTCATGGTCGGCCGCCCCGTCGAGCTGGTCGTGCACCGGGAGCCGGCGCGGCCCCAGGGCGACGGGCTGAGGGTCGAGCACCTGCAGGTCACCGACGCACGCGGCACGGTGCTCGTCGACGACGTGTCGTTCGAGGTGCCCCGTGGCGAGATCCTGGTCGTCGCGGGCGTGCAGGGCAACGGGCAGACCGAGCTGGCGGAGGCGCTGGCAGGGCTGCAGGGGTTCGTCACCGGCAGCATCCGCCTCGGGTCCACCGAGCTCGTCGGGCGCTCGGTGCGCCGGGTGCTGGACGCCGGCGTCGGCTACGTGCCCGAGGACCGCACGCTGGACGGGCTCGTCGCCGAGTTCACCGTCGCCGAGAACCTCGTGCTCGACCGCACCGACGGGCCGCCGTTCGTGCGGGCCGGGGCGCTGCAGCTGCGGGCGCGCGACCGGTTCGCCCGCGACATGGTCGAGCAGTACGACATCCGCACCCAGGGCATCGACTCGCCGGTGGGGCGGCTGTCCGGGGGCAACCAGCAGAAGGTCGTCGTCGCCCGTGAGCTCTCGCGCGACCTGCGCCTGCTCGTGGCGGCCCAGCCGACGCGCGGCGTCGACGTCGGCTCGATCGAGTTCATCCACAAGCGCATCGTCGAGACGCGGGACGAGGGCGTCCCGGTGGTCGTCGTCGCCACCGAGCTGGACGAGGCGGTCGCCCTGGGCGACCGGATCCTCGTCATGTACCGCGGCCGTGTGGTCGGCATCGTCCCGTCCGACACCCCGCGCGACGTCCTCGGCCTCATGATGGCTGGCATCGCGCCGAACGAGGGAGAGGCCGCGTGA